Proteins encoded by one window of Amaranthus tricolor cultivar Red isolate AtriRed21 chromosome 4, ASM2621246v1, whole genome shotgun sequence:
- the LOC130810630 gene encoding GRF1-interacting factor 2-like, translated as MQQQAPSMMPVMPSFPPANITTEQIQKYLDENKKLILAILDNQNLGKLTECAQYQAQLQKNLMYLAAIADAQPQMATVPAQVAPHPAMQQGAYYMQQQAAAMAQQHGIFPPRMPAQFNSALQMHDQHQQQQHPVHQQQQQQTAIPGQMNFRPTGLSDGVHPMQTEAALGGGNSGGPPASASPSDGRGANKQDGPEGGSVGDGQGNSGAGAGQNPEEGK; from the exons ATGCAGCAACAAGCTCCTTCAATGATGCCTGTTATGCCCTCTTTTCCTCCTGCTAACATCACCACCGAGCAGATTCAAAAG TATCTTGACGAGAACAAAAAGTTAATTCTTGCTATATTGGATAACCAAAACCTTGGGAAGCTCACTGAATGTGCTCA ATATCAAGCACAGCTCCAGAAGAACTTGATGTATCTGGCTGCAATTGCTGATGCTCAGCCACAGATGGCGACTGTACCTGCCCAA GTGGCCCCGCATCCTGCTATGCAGCAAGGAGCGTATTACATGCAGCAGCAAGCTGCTGCGATGGCTCAACAGCACGGCATTTTCCCACCTAGAATGCCTGCTCAGTTCAATAGTGCACTTCAAATGCATGACCAGCATCAACAGCAGCAACACCCGGTACACCAGCAGCAACAGCAACAGACTGCGATCCCTGGGCAAATGAACTTTAGACCCACAGGACTGAGCGATGGTGTCCATCCAATGCAAACTGAAGCAGCACTTGGAGGCGGTAACAGTGGTGGCCCGCCTGCTTCAGCTAGTCCTAGCGACGGGCGTGGTGCAAACAAGCAAGACGGCCCTGAGGGTGGGTCCGTTGGTGATGGACAAGGAAACTCCGGTGCAGGTGCAGGACAGAATCCCGAAGAAGGAAAGTGA
- the LOC130810472 gene encoding probable protein S-acyltransferase 12 translates to MLLGTMDFNPFKYCSGLRYLGYLMIFMVLGIIALTYWAVIVILWGPKLIHGGTQAVLAGFIVFVFHVLLILLTWSYFMVVFQDPGSVPQNWAPESDGQLEEGTSSAALASPWPVSNGRSNVGFCSRCQNAKPPRCHHCSVCQRCVLKMDHHCVWVVNCVGARNYKFFLLFLIYTFLETVLDTFALLPKVISLLGEAKQHSADPGDLALIVLVFVLNLAFALSLLCFIIMHATLLGSNTTTIEVYEKKRDKKERPSRWKYDLGWKRNVEQVFGTRKALWCLPMFSKHDLDNVTSLQGTYFPMRDDSES, encoded by the exons ATGCTCCTAGGGACCATGGATTTTAACCCGTTTAAATACTGTTCTGGGCTTCGTTACTTGGGTTACTTGATGATCTTCATGGTTTTGGGTATCATTGCCCTCACTTATTGGGCTGTCATTGTTATTTTATGGGGCCCAAAGTTGATCCATGGTGGGACTCAAGCTGTTCTTGCTGGTTTCATTGTTTTTGTCTTCCATGTTCTT CTTATACTGTTAacatggagctactttatggttGTCTTTCAAGACCCTGGATCTGTTCCTCAAAATTGGGCTCCAGAGTCAGATGGTCAATTGGAGGAAGGTACTTCTTCAGCAGCTTTAGCATCTCCTTGGCCTGTATCAAATGGAAGGTCGAATGTTGGATTTTGTAGCCGATGTCAGAATGCCAAGCCACCACGTTGCCACCATTGTTCTGTCT GCCAAAGATGTGTTCTTAAAATGGATCATCATTGCGTATGGGTGGTCAATTGTGTTGGGGCCCGTAATTACAAGTTCTTCCTTTTATTTCTT ATTTATACATTTTTGGAAACAGTTTTGGACACATTTGCATTGCTCCCTAAAGTTATATCATTACTTGGAGAAGCAAAGCAACATTCTGCCGATCCTGGGGATCTTGCTTTAATTGTATTGGTATTTG TTCTAAATTTGGCATTTGCCCTTAGTctactttgtttcattattatGCACGCAACACTGCTTGGGAGCAACACGACAACTATTGAG GTTTATGAGAAGAAGAGAGATAAAAAGGAAAGACCCTCTAGATGGAAGTATGACTTGGGTTGGAAAAGAAATGTTGAGCAG GTCTTTGGTACGAGAAAGGCATTATGGTGTCTTCCGATGTTTTCAAAGCATGACCTCGACAATGTAACCTCGCTACAAGGGACTTATTTTCCGATGCGTGATGATTCTGAGTCATAA